From the genome of Biomphalaria glabrata chromosome 1, xgBioGlab47.1, whole genome shotgun sequence, one region includes:
- the LOC106075054 gene encoding glutaredoxin-1-like: MGDVKSLVDSKIAGKKVMIFSKQSCPYCTKAKNTFSKYLGNALSESDYEVLEIDELSNCSAIQDYLQKLTGARSVPRVFINQKFVGGGDDVVAKDKSGELKTLLAA; the protein is encoded by the exons ATGGGCGATGTAAAATCGTTAGTAGATTCTAAAATTGCAGGAAAGAAAGTTATGATATTTTCTAAACAAAGCTGCCCTTACTGTACTAAAGCAAAAAATACCTTTTCCAAGTATCTTGGAAATGCTCTGAGCGAGTCTGACTATGAAGTTCTAGAGATTGACGAATTATCTAACTGCTCAGCTATACAGGATTATCTTCAAAAGCTGACAGGAGCAAGATCG GTGCCAAGagtttttataaatcaaaaatTTGTGGGTGGTGGAGATGATGTTGTAGCCAAAGACAAAAGTGGAGAGCTAAAAACTTTGTTGGCGGCATGA
- the LOC106053341 gene encoding HCLS1-associated protein X-1-like isoform X1, with protein sequence MDMGDMFRRLFGLRSARRSDRFVDADDSDDDDSFHNHMNDNSKYNENDDDTGMGIFFGSLNGLEDMFEHFHGDMQRQMEAIQKEMEDIMRGFGAVDFSSVFHGPTFREIEPSKDSKAEDSSPKIWFGSVSPFFNNGLRKEKQSPRDFMLKENYLDTPKAIETPSKGYEAPILVPHGDDLRSTDSDLDGKISEDKLIDLIKKPNVVEPSHPEQRQPSFFSTSKSYSFSTFRGPDGRIEEKRVSRDSSGREESTVTMKLGDRAYSVTEVTHPDGKHEKRESYNNVDEKDLSKFLESWSKPNGSLMPPPQHSDLDSKDVDLFSKLFGRKF encoded by the exons atGGATATGGGTGACATGTTCAGAAGGTTGTTTGGTTTAAGAAGTGCACGGAGATCAGACAGATTTGTGGATGCTGATGacagtgatgatgatgattcttTTCACAATCACATGAATGACAACAGTAAATACAATGAGAACGACGACGACACAGGAATGGG CATTTTTTTTGGTAGCCTAAATGGCCTTGAAGACATGTTTGAACATTTTCATGGTGATATGCAGAGACAGATGGAGGCTATCCAGAAAGAAATGGAAGATATTATGAGAGGATTTGGAGCTGTAGACTTTTCATCAG TCTTTCATGGACCAACATTTAGAGAAATAGAGCCCAGCAAAGATAGTAAAGCAGAAGATAGCAGTCCCAAAATTTGGTTTGGTTCTGTTTCACCTTTTTTCAACAATGGACTtcgtaaagaaaaacaaagtccCAGAGATTTTATGCTGAAAGAAAATTATTTGGACACCCCAAAAGCTATAGAAACACCTTCAAAAGGCTATGAGGCACCT ATCTTGGTGCCTCATGGTGATGATCTTAGATCAACAGATTCAG ACCTTGATGGTAAAATCAGCGAAGATAAGCTCATTGATCTCATTAAGAAACCTAATGTGGTAGAACCCAGTCACCCAGAACAAAGGCAGCCTTCTTTCTTTTCTACTTCCAAATCTTATAGTTTCTCAACTTTCAGAGGCCCAGATGGG AGAATTGAAGAGAAAAGAGTTTCAAGAGACTCCAGTGGCCGTGAAGAAAGTACAGTAACTATGAAGCTAGGCGACAGAGCATACAGTGTGACAGAGGTTACTCATCCAGATGGTAAACATGAGAAGAGGGAGTCGTACAATAATGTGGATGAAA aGGATCTCAGCAAGTTCCTAGAATCATGGAGTAAGCCAAATGGAAGTCTGATGCCCCCACCACAACACTCAGATCTTGACTCCaaggatgtagatttattttCCAAATTATTTGGCAGAAAATTTTGA
- the LOC106053341 gene encoding uncharacterized protein LOC106053341 isoform X2: MDMGDMFRRLFGLRSARRSDRFVDADDSDDDDSFHNHMNDNSKYNENDDDTGMGLNGLEDMFEHFHGDMQRQMEAIQKEMEDIMRGFGAVDFSSVFHGPTFREIEPSKDSKAEDSSPKIWFGSVSPFFNNGLRKEKQSPRDFMLKENYLDTPKAIETPSKGYEAPILVPHGDDLRSTDSDLDGKISEDKLIDLIKKPNVVEPSHPEQRQPSFFSTSKSYSFSTFRGPDGRIEEKRVSRDSSGREESTVTMKLGDRAYSVTEVTHPDGKHEKRESYNNVDEKDLSKFLESWSKPNGSLMPPPQHSDLDSKDVDLFSKLFGRKF, encoded by the exons atGGATATGGGTGACATGTTCAGAAGGTTGTTTGGTTTAAGAAGTGCACGGAGATCAGACAGATTTGTGGATGCTGATGacagtgatgatgatgattcttTTCACAATCACATGAATGACAACAGTAAATACAATGAGAACGACGACGACACAGGAATGGG CCTAAATGGCCTTGAAGACATGTTTGAACATTTTCATGGTGATATGCAGAGACAGATGGAGGCTATCCAGAAAGAAATGGAAGATATTATGAGAGGATTTGGAGCTGTAGACTTTTCATCAG TCTTTCATGGACCAACATTTAGAGAAATAGAGCCCAGCAAAGATAGTAAAGCAGAAGATAGCAGTCCCAAAATTTGGTTTGGTTCTGTTTCACCTTTTTTCAACAATGGACTtcgtaaagaaaaacaaagtccCAGAGATTTTATGCTGAAAGAAAATTATTTGGACACCCCAAAAGCTATAGAAACACCTTCAAAAGGCTATGAGGCACCT ATCTTGGTGCCTCATGGTGATGATCTTAGATCAACAGATTCAG ACCTTGATGGTAAAATCAGCGAAGATAAGCTCATTGATCTCATTAAGAAACCTAATGTGGTAGAACCCAGTCACCCAGAACAAAGGCAGCCTTCTTTCTTTTCTACTTCCAAATCTTATAGTTTCTCAACTTTCAGAGGCCCAGATGGG AGAATTGAAGAGAAAAGAGTTTCAAGAGACTCCAGTGGCCGTGAAGAAAGTACAGTAACTATGAAGCTAGGCGACAGAGCATACAGTGTGACAGAGGTTACTCATCCAGATGGTAAACATGAGAAGAGGGAGTCGTACAATAATGTGGATGAAA aGGATCTCAGCAAGTTCCTAGAATCATGGAGTAAGCCAAATGGAAGTCTGATGCCCCCACCACAACACTCAGATCTTGACTCCaaggatgtagatttattttCCAAATTATTTGGCAGAAAATTTTGA